Proteins encoded together in one Maricaulis maris window:
- the hutC gene encoding histidine utilization repressor, producing the protein MTDWRDALKLDGEGPVYDQIRLAILGQIRSGSWEPGFRLPSEAELCDHFGTARMTVSRALRTLTEDGLVVRKRRAGSFVAQPETPTALLKIVDMASAIPARGQQYGYRCLDSQTVPASDEVARQMRLLPGARVQHIRCLHTADGDVIEFEERWINLALLPDAGQADFSGEGPGGWLLRKTPWTEAEHTVSAVNADKALADCLAINAGAACLVLERRTFQGSDVVTLARLTHPGDRHVMSERFSSGGLRRD; encoded by the coding sequence ATGACGGACTGGCGAGACGCGCTGAAGCTGGATGGGGAAGGTCCGGTCTACGACCAGATCCGCTTGGCCATTCTCGGGCAGATCCGCAGCGGGAGCTGGGAGCCGGGCTTCCGGCTGCCGTCGGAGGCCGAGCTGTGCGACCATTTCGGAACCGCCCGCATGACCGTCAGCCGGGCTTTGAGAACGCTGACCGAGGACGGCCTGGTCGTCCGCAAGCGCCGCGCCGGCAGCTTCGTTGCCCAGCCCGAAACGCCGACGGCCCTGCTCAAGATTGTCGACATGGCGAGCGCCATCCCGGCCCGCGGTCAACAATATGGCTATCGCTGCCTCGACAGCCAGACCGTACCCGCCAGCGATGAGGTCGCCCGCCAGATGCGGCTTCTGCCCGGCGCGCGCGTTCAGCACATCCGCTGCCTGCATACGGCCGATGGTGATGTCATCGAGTTTGAGGAGCGCTGGATCAATCTCGCGCTTCTGCCGGACGCCGGTCAGGCCGATTTCTCTGGTGAGGGACCGGGCGGCTGGCTGCTCCGCAAGACGCCATGGACCGAGGCCGAACACACCGTGTCGGCGGTCAATGCGGACAAGGCGCTCGCCGACTGCCTTGCGATCAACGCCGGAGCGGCCTGCCTCGTTCTGGAGCGCCGCACCTTCCAGGGTAGCGACGTGGTCACCCTTGCGCGCCTGACCCATCCCGGTGACCGGCATGTGATGAGCGAACGCTTCAGCTCGGGCGGGCTGCGACGAGACTGA